The following nucleotide sequence is from Mycobacterium sp. 3519A.
CGACTCGTACTCACGCATTTCTCCCAGCGGTATCCCGACCTGGGCCGCCACCGCGACGAAGCGGCCGCGGTGTTCGGCGGCGACGTGGTCGTCGCCGAGGATCTGATGAGGATCCCGGTGCCGAAGCGCCGCTGAGTCAGGTGCCCTTGACGTTGACCACCTGACGCAGCGTGGTCACCACCTCGACGAGGTCCGCCGAATCGGCCATCACCACGTCGATCGACTTGTACGCGTCGGGAATCTCGTCGACCCATGCCTCACCGTGGCGGTACTCGATGCCCTTCATCCGCTCGGCGAGGTCGTCGGCGGTGAACCGGCGGCGCGCCTCGCTTCTGGAGAAACGGCGGCCCGCGCCGTGCGGTGCACTGCACAGGCTGTCGGGGTTGCCCCTGCCGCGCACGATGTAGGAGCGGGTGCCCATCGACCCCGGGATGATCCCCATCCGGCCCCGGTGCGCGTCGACGGCTCCCTTGCGGGTCACCCAGACTTCCTTGTCGCCGTGCCGTTCTGGCGTGGTGTAGTTGTGATGGGTGTTGATCCGTTCGGTCTCGACGTCGTCGGCGTCGACCTGCATCCAGTGCGCGAATGCCTGCCGGAAGCGGTCCATCATCTCCTCGCGGTTGGCCAGCGCGAAGGCCTGGGCCCACCGCAATTCGGCGATGTAGCTGTCGAATTCGGCAGTGCCCTCTTCCAGGTACGCCAGGTCGGCGTTGGGCAGCGCGACGCCCTTGTCGCGGCACTGCTGCTTGGCCACGTTGATGTGCCGGGTGGCGATCTTGTTGCCGACGCCGCGCGACCCGGAGTGCAGGAACATCCAGACCGCGTCGTCTTCGTCGACGCACAGCTCGATGAAATGGTTTCCGCCGCCGAGGGTTCCGAGCTGGTGTCGCCACTTGGGCGAATGGGACAGGTCGACGTCGCCGTCGCGCGCCAGCGCATCGAGGTGTTCGATTCTGGCGGCGGTGAATGGGTACCGCTTCAGCGACTTGTTGTAGTTGCCTGCGCTGAGCGGAATGGCGGATTCGAGCGAACGGCGAAGCCGCGCCGTGTCCTTGCCCGCGATGTCGGCTGCCGTGAAACGGGTACGGGCCGCGATCATTCCGCAGCCGATGTCCACGCCGACCGCGGCCGGGATGACGGCGCCCAGCGTCGGTATGACGGTGCCGACCGCCGCGCCCTTGCCCACATGAGCGTCTGGCATCAACGCCACGTGCGGGTACACGAACGGCAGTGCCGCGGTCTGCGCGGCCTGCTCGACCGTGCCCTGGTCGATCTCGCTGGCGAAGTTGACGACGTTGACCATGGTGTGACGCTCACCCCCGAGGTCGAGGGTAGTCAGTGGCCGTCGCTGGTGGCACCTGATTTATCGCCCCGCCGGTGTAGCGGCGCGCGCCCCGGCGGTTGGCACGGCGGGCCGAGCAGCGGCTCACGCCGTTGCAGCGAAACCGTTGTCGGGGAGTCGGTGCTCAGTTCGAGCGCCTCGCCCGCATGGCGAATGGTCAGCCGGTGGTCCGGGCCGTCCCGCAAACCGTATGTCACGTCGTCGTGTGTGACGTCGACGGTGAGCCGGAAGTTTCTCCATCGCAGCCGGAACCGCAGCCGTGAGATACCGTCCGGCAATTGAGGATTCAAGTCGAGCTCCCCGTCGTGGTCACGCAGGCCGCCGAGCCCCGCGACCAGAGCGATCCACGCGCCTGCCAACGACGCCATGTGCAGGCCGTCGCGGGTGTTGTGGTGTAGGTCGCGCAGATCGATCAGCGCGGCCTCGTACAGGTAGTCGTGCGCCAACTCCAGATGGCCCACCTCGGCGCACATCACTGCCTGCGTACACGCCGACAGCGACGAGTCTCTGGTGGTGCGCCGTTCGTAGTAGTCGACGTTGTGCGCCTTCTGCTCAGCCGTGAATTCGCCACTGCACCAATGCATCGCGAGCACGAGGTCGGCCTGTTTGATAACCTGCGACGGGTACAGCCGCACATATGGCTCGTTGAGCAGCAGCGGATACGCGGTGTTGTCCGAGAAGTTCCACTCGCGAAGTGTCGTGAAGCCCTCGCACTGCTGGTGAACGCCGAGTTCCTTATCGAACGGGACGTGCACCGCCGCGGCCGCGTCGCGCCACGCGGCTGTCTCCTCGGGTCCGACGCCCAGCGCCAGCGCGCCGTCAGGGTGCCGGTTGCAGGCGGCCGCCGCCGTCCGAAGATTGTGTGCCGCCATCAGATTGGTGAATACGTTGTCCCGGACGACGGCGGTGTACTCGTCGGGACCGGTCACGCCGTCCAGATGCCAGACCCCGTGCCGGTCGTGGTGGCCCAACGACATCCACAGCCGTGCCGTTTCCACCAGCACGGTCAGACCGCATTCCGACTCCAGCGAATCATCGCCTGTGACAATGCGATACTGCTCGAAGGCCATCGCGATGTCGGCGTTGATATGCCAGGCGGCCGTGCCCGCGGGCCAGTAGGCCGAGCATTCCTGGCCGCGGATCGTGCGCCACGGGAACGCGGCGCCCGCCAAATCGAGTTCCTCCGCGCGGTCGCGGGCCAGATCCAACGTCGAAGCCCGCCAGCGTAACGCGTCCGCCGCGGCATACGGCGCCGTGTAGGTCAGTACCGGAAGGACGAATCCCTCAGTGTCCCAGAAGGTGTGGCCGTCGTAGCCGGTACCGGTCAGACCCTTCCCGGGGATCGCGCGGCGTTCGGCCCGCGCGCTGGCCTGCAAGACGTGGAACAACCCGAAGCGCACGGCCTGCTGGCAGTCCGCGTCGCCCTCCACCTCGACGTCCGCGCAGTCCCAGAAGTCGTCGAGGAAGTCGCGTTGCGCCTCGAGCAGCCCTTCCCAGCCGCAGTACTGGGCGCCGGCGACCGCGCCGAGCACCTGGTCGCGCAGCGCGGGTCGGGACCGCAGACTCGACCACCCGTAGGCGAGGTACTTCACGATGCGCAGCTTCTGTCCCGGCCTCAGCCCGCAGATGATCGTCGTCCTGGCCCAGTCCTCGCCGGCACTGGTGTCGACTTCGACACGGCCGGGCACGTCGATCTGGTGTTCCATCGACGCGGCCATCATCAATCCGCTGTTGCGGGTGCGGTGTACGAGCAGTGCGCCCTGGTTGTCGGCGTCGTGCTGCACCGCCTGCAGCGGGTTTCGCAGTAGCACGGCGACCCGCGGATCGTCCGACGGCGTTGGCTGGTCCTCGTTGGCGACGAGCTCGGATTGCACTGTCATCCGCGCGAATTCGTCGACCGCCTCCACGATGTATTCGATAGCCGCGACGCCGCGTTGCACCAGCGACACCAGGCGTGTCGAGCGCAACTTCATCCGTCTGCCCGCGGGCGAGGTCCAGGCCGCATGCCGCGTCAGCGTGCCTGCCCGCATGTCGAGGACGCGTTCGTGGGACTCGAGGTTGCCGTAGCGAACGTCGAACGGTTCGTCGTCGACGAGCAGGCGCAGGATCTTGCCGTTGGTGACGTCGACGACCGACTGGCCGTCTTCTGGATAGCCGTATCCCGCTTCGGCATACGGCAGCGGGCGTGTTTCGTAGAACGAGTTGAGGTAGGTGCCGGGCAGCCCGTACGGTTCGCCTTCGTCGAGGTTGCCGCGCAGGCCGATGTGCCCGTTGGACAACGCGAACACCGACTCGGACTGCGCGAGCAGGTTGAGATCGAGTGTGGTCTCGCGCACGCACCACGGTTCGACGGGGAAGGTCTGTTCAGTGATCATCGGTCCGCCAGCAATTCGGCCAGATCGGTCACGACGATCGTTGCGCCGCTGCGGCGCAACGCATCTGCCTGCCCGACGCGGTCCACACCGACCACGCAGCCGAAGTTGCCGCGTCGGCCCGCCTCGACGCCGGCCAACGCGTCTTCGAAGACCGCCGCTTCGGCGGGTTCGACCCCCAGCAAGTCGGCTGCGCGCAGGAACGAGTCCGGCGCAGGCTTGCCGGGGATGTGTTCCTCCCGCATGGTCACGCCGTCGACGCGCTGTTGGACGAACTTGTCAAGCCCGGTCATTTCCAGCACTTCTCGGGTGTTGGCGCTGGACGACACCACCGCGATCGCCAGTCCGGCGGCGTCGGCCTGCTCGAGATAGCGCCGCGAACCTTCGAACACCTTGACGCCGTCCTCGCGCAGCGTGTGATGGAACAGTTCGTTCTTCCGATTGCCGAGGCCGTACACGGTTTCGGCCGACGGGTCGTCGTCGGGCGTGCCGTCGGGAAGCGTGATACCGCGGGAGGCCAGAAACGACCGGACGCCATCCTCGCGCTTCTTGCCGTCGATGTAGGTCAAATAGTCCGAGGCGATGTCGAATTCGACGAACTGTGCACCGGTCCGCTCGGCCCGCTCGCGCAGGAACGCGTCGAACATTGCTTTCCAGGCCTTCTTGTGCACGCTTGCGGTGTCGGTCAGCACGCCGTCGAGGTCGAACAGGCAGGCGCGCACGGCGTCCGGTAGCCCGAGCATGGTGCTAATTGTGCTGAAATTTCCCGGGCATTGCGAAGTCCGCTGTTCGGGCGGGTACGAGACGCAGCGCCAGCAGGCCGAACACCAACACGCACAACGCTGGGCCGCCGAACAACACGACCGCCAGCAGCAGGCCCGTCGTGGACCCGGACAGGGCTGTCGCGAATGCGAACGCAGCGATCACCCACGACACGACGCAGGTGATGACGGCGGTGACCACCGCGACGACGCAACTGGTCAGCGCGCCGTAGTAGGCCGCACCGCTGACCGCCAGCACGACGAGGACCGGGATCCCGATGATCGCCGCTGCCGCCAGCGAGCCCGACGCCGAACCGAGTTGGCGGGCGGCGGGCATCACCAATGCGCCCGCCGCTATCGCGGCGACAACCACGCCGACCACTGCAAACACACGCGGATTGCTGTTTTGCATGGTCATAGAGTGACCCGCTGGCGCGGTATCAAAACGCCCACAGGTCTGGGAGAGACCTGGCAGGCCGCTACCCGAAGTGCACCCCTTGCGCCAGCGGCAACTCGGACGAGTAATTCACCGTGTTGGTGGCCCTGCGCATGTACGCCTTCCACGCATCGGAACCCGACTCGCGGCCCCCGCCGGTCTGCTTCTCGCCGCCGAACGCGCCACCGATTTCGGCGCCCGAGGTGCCGATGTTGACGTTGGCGATGCCGCAGTCCGAGCCGTCGGCCGCCATGAAGCGCTCGGCCTCACGCACGTCGAGCGTGAAGATCGCCGACGAAAGACCTTGCGGCACCGCGTTGTTCAACGCAATCGCCTCGTCGAGGTCGTCATAGGTCAACACGTAGAGGATCGGCGCGAACGTCTCCGAATGCACCACCGCGGTCTGCGACGGCATTCGCACCACCGCAGGCGACACGTAGTACGCGCTTTCGTCCCCGACGTCATGACGCTCGCCGCCGATCACCTCGCCGCCGTCGGCGCGGGCCTGCTCCAACGCCCGCACCATGTCGCGATACGCGGTCTCGTGGATCAGCGGGCCCACCAGCGTGCCGTCGGCGGCCGGGTCGCCGACCGGCAGCTGCCGGTAGGCGTTGACGATCCGGCCCACCAGTTCGTCGGCGATCGAGGTGTGCACGATCAGCCTGCGCAGCGTCGTGCACCGCTGTCCCGCGGTCCCTGCCGCCGCGAACACGATACCGCGCACGGCCAGGTCGAGATCGGCCGACGGGGTCACGATCGCGGCGTTGTTGCCGCCGAGTTCCAGCAGCACCTTGCCGAACCGCTGCGCCACCCGCGGTCCGACCTGCTGACCCATCCGCACCGAACCGGTCGCACTGAGCAACGTCACCCGCGGATCGTCGACCAGCCGTTCGCCGACCTCGCGGCCGCCCTGCACCAGCCGGGACACCGCTTGCGGTGCGCCCACCTCGTCGGCCGCCCGTTCGATCAGCGCCTGGCACGCCACCGCCGTCAGCGGTGTCAGCTCCGAGGGCTTCCACACCACGGTGTCCCCGCACACCAACGCGATCGCGGTGTTCCACGCCCAGACCGCGACGGGGAAGTTGAACGCCGTGATCACCCCGACCACGCCGAGCGGATGCCAGGTCTCCATCAAACGGTGGCCCGGTCGCTCCGAGGCGATCGTCTTGCCGTACAGCTGGCGCGAAAGGCCGACCGCGAACTGGCAGATGTCGATCATCTCCTGCACCTCGCCGAGGGCCTCGGAGGTGATCTTGCCTGCTTCGATGGTGACCAACGTCGCGAGGTCGGCCTTGTGCTCGACGAGCAGTTCACCCAACCGGGCCACCAGCGCACCGCGGACCGGCGCAGGTGTGGTCCGCCATGTGGTAAACGCTTGTGCGGCTTCGGCTATCGCCGCGTCCGCCTGCTCCGGGGTCGACTCCGGCACGGCGAACAGCACCTCGCCGGTGATCGGCGTGCTGGCCTGCAATCCGGGGTGGGATGTCGCCGGCCCCCCGGCTCCGGCGCCGCCCGGCGCACCGAGCGCGGTGCGCGCGCCGACGGCACTCAGCGCGTCGCGGGCCTTGGTGCGCAGTTCCTCGGCGGTCGGAAGCTTCGTGGACTGAATCGTGGTCATGAGGACGCGACTTTCTCGTAGATCTCGTAGGGGTCGTGGATGTGGTGGCCGATCTGACCGGCGAGCCACTGCAGGCTGTACTGCGAATTGTCCGCGGTATCTGCCGCCTGGCTGTCGGTATCGAGGTTGGAACGGAAGATGCCTGCCGCCGAGGCGGGCAGGAAGTCTTCGTAGACAACGGGTTTCGCCGGGTCGCCGCCGTGGTAATAGGCCAGCCCCTCGGCCGCCATCGCCTCGTCGGTGGCGGGGAAGTAGTCGGCCCATACGGCGGCGGGATCCGGTGTCGCCATCGCGGCGTCGTAGCGATGCCTGCCCAGCGGGGTCAAGGCCACCCCTCGCGCCTCGACCTCACCGAACCGCACCCGCAGCGTGTCGTGCGACACCGAGCCGTCGGCCTCACGGAACCGTCGTGGCTCGGCCAGCGCACGAAATGACGTCTGCCGCAACAAGACCGCGGGCCCGTGCCAGGCCGGCGGGCCCTGGATGGCGTCGATCATCGTGACGCCGCGCGCGGTCATCCGCCGATACAGCTCGTCGATGTCGAGCACCCTCGGTGTCAGGTGATTGATGTGGGTGGTGCGCACCCCGGCGATGTCGGCGGCCACCGCCGACACCTTGACGAGTTCGTCGTGCCAGCCGCGGTCGATCGGCTCACGCGAGAGCGCGAACGCCGACACCGCGGCGGCCACGAACCGTTGCGCGCGCGCACCGTCGGCTCCGCCGTCGGCGGCGATGTGTCGCGCCTCGGCGATCAGCGCCGGGTCGAACAACTGCCGCGCCTCGAGGAACCGCTCGACGCGGGTCCGCAAATCCGGTGAGAAGAACCGCTCGTCCGCGGTCGCCAACATCGACGTGAAGACCCGGAACGGGTTGGCGGCCAGTTGGTCGGTGTCGATCGGACGGAACGCGGTCGACACGACCGGGACCGGCGATGCCGCGTCGCGCAGGTCGTAGAAGCCGACCGGGAACATCCCGAACGCCGCGAACAGATCCGCGACGTCGGCGAGTTCGCGGGCGCTGCCCACCCTGATCGCGCCGTGCCGTTCGGCCGTCACCCGGTCCAGCGAACCGAGCCGCTCGTCGCCACCGCCCACGTCGCGGTTCACCGTGGTGCTGACTTCGACCAGCGTGTGGTACGCCGGAACCTCGGCGCCGTAGAGGCGCGACAACGCGGCCGCGAATTCGGCGCGAAGCCGCGAGGTCTGCCAGAAATCGGAGCGCCGGGTCATTTCTGTGACCACCTTGGATACAGTGCCGCCATGAGCGAACCGCTCGACGAGATCGATCGCACCCTCGCGCGTGAACTGGTGGCCGACGGACGCGCGACGCTGGCGCATCTCGCGGCGGTGGCCGGGCTGTCGGTGTCGGCTGTCCAGTCCCGGGTCCGGCGGCTGGAGTCGCGCGGCGTGGTGACCGGGTACTCGGCCCGGATCAACCCCGAGGCCATCGGGCACATGCTGTCCGCGTTCGTGGCCATCACTCCTCTTGATCCTTCCCAACCTGATGATGCGCCCGCCCGGCTCGAACACATCGCGGAAATCGAGTCCTGTTACTCGGTCGCAGGAGAAGAGAGCTACATCCTGCTGGTGCGTGTCGAATCGGCGCGGGCGCTCGAAGATTTGCTGCAACGGATCCGGACGGCGGCGAACGTGCGGACCCGAAGCACGATCATCCTACAGACTTTTTACGCTGGACGCGAGTTCATACCGTAATAGTTCCGGTCGCAGGACATAACCACCGTAAATAATCTGTTAAGATGGTCTCATGACTGCCGTGCTGACCTCTGCTGCCCTGCGCCCCGACGACGTCCGTGACGTGCTGGCCCGCAGCATCCTGGCCGATGGGCTCGACTTCGTCCTTGACATCGACCGCTCATCGGGGTCGTATCTGGTCGACGCCCGCACCGGCGAGCGTTACCTCGACATGTTCACGTTCTTCGCGTCGTCCGCGCTGGGCATGAACCACCCGGCGTTGGCCGACGACGAGGACTTCCGCGCCGAACTGGCGCAGGCCGCGGTGAACAAGCCGAGCAACTCCGACGTGTACAGCGTGCCGATGGCCCGCTTCGTCGACACCTTCGCCAGGGTGCTCGGCGATCCCGCGCTGCCGCATCTGTTCTTCGTCGACGGGGGAGCGCTGGCCGTCGAGAATGCGCTCAAGGTCGCGTTCGACTGGAAGAGCCGACACAACCAGGCGCACGGCAGAGACCCCGAACTCGGCACCAAGGTGCTGCACCTGCGCGGCGCCTTCCACGGCCGCAGCGGCTACACGCTGTCGCTGACCAACACCGACCCCAACAAGGTGGCCCGGTTCCCGAAGTTCGACTGGCCGCGGATCGACGCGCCGTACATCCGCCCCGGCGCCGACATGGACGCGCTCGAAGCCGAGTCGCTGCGCCAGGCGCGTGCGGCGTTCGAAGCCAACCCGCACGACATTGCGTGCTTCATCGCCGAACCGATCCAGGGTGAGGGTGGCGACCGGCACCTCCGTCCGGAGTTCTTCGCCGCGATGCGCGCACTGTGCGACGAATTCGATGCGCTGCTGATCTTCGACGAGGTGCAGACCGGTTGCGGATTCACCGGAACCGCCTGGGCCTACCAGCAATTGGGGGTCACGCCGGACATTGTTTCGTTCGGGAAGAAGACGCAGGTGTGCGGGATCATGGCCGGCGGCCGCGTCGATGAGGTCGCCGACAACGTGTTCGCGGTCAGCTCCCGGATCAATTCGACCTGGGGCGGCAACCTGGTCGACATGGTGCGGTCCCGCCGCATCCTCGAGGTCATCGAGTCTGACGGATTGATGATGCGCGCCGCCGAGGCGGGCCGTTATCTGCTGGATCAGCTGACCGAATTGGCCGACGAGTTCCCCGGCCTGGTCTTCGACGTGCGCGGGCGAGGCTTGATGTGCGCGTTCAGCCTGCCCAGCGGCGCAGAACGGGACGAGTTGATCCGCAGGCTCTGGGACCGCCACGTCATCATGCTCGCCAGCGGTCCGGACAGCGTGCGGTTCCGCCCGGCGCTGACGGTGTCGCGTGAGGAGATCGACACCGCCGTCGCGGCGGTGCGAGGGGTGCTCACGCAGATGCGGTGAGGCGGCGGATCGTCGACCGGAGCCGGGGTAGTTCGGCGCGGCCGACGAGTTCGCAGCCGTGCAACTCCGCGAGTTTGCGTGCGGCAGGCGTGAATTCGTGGTTGGTGACCACCATGGTCTTGACGCAGTCCTGCATGGGCGCTCCGGCCACCACCTCCTGGATGGCACTGGTGCCCACCGGACGGGACTGCCGTTTGCACTGAATCGCAACACGATTCGGTCGCCTGCCGACGATGATGTCGACGCCCCAGTCGCCGGTGACCGACGTCATGATCACCGGGACCCCGCAGGACCGGACCACCCGCGCCACGTAGTCCTCGAACTCCGTTCCCGACATTTCGGCGGCGACGTCGTCGCGGGTGCTGACCCCTGACAGCACTCCGCGCAGGAAGACAGGCACGGCCGCGGCGAGCGCGGGCGCGACCGCGCCGACTGCCAGGCTCCACACCGGGGACGCGCCGAGAAGGTATGCGGCGATGCCGGATACGACGCCCGCGACCGCGTACAGCTTGAGCCTCACGGGTGGGATGCTAGGGCCCCGCCCCGACATCAGCGATCACACCGATGCTGCCGATATCCCCGAAACGAATACCTGATCAGCTTCGATGCCGTGACGTATTCAGCCGAGCTAACCTGCACACCATGACCGACGAGTTGACCGCCCTCGAGGGGCAGACACCCGTCGAGCACGCATTGGCGGGCGGCGAGCCCCAACGTGTCGGTTGGTTCCGGTTCTACTTCGCCGACGAGCGCTGGGAATGGTCGCCTCAGGTGGAGCGGATGCACGGGTATGAGCCGGGCACGGTGCAACCGACCACGAGACTGGTGCTGTCACACAAGCATCCCGACGACTACGGTCAGGTCGCCGCGACGCTGGACGAGATCCGCCGGACCGCTGGCGCGTTCTCCACCCGGCACCGCATCATCGACACCAAAGGCGAGGTCCACGACGTCGTGGTCGTCGGTGACCAAATCTTCGACGACGCCGGCGAGGTCGTCGGCACCCACGGCTTCTATGTCGACGTCAGCCCGTCGGCGACCAGCCCCCACGAGGAGCGATTCAGCGAGGCGGTGGCCGAGATCGCCGAGGCCCGCAGCGGCATCGAGCAGGCCAAGGGGATGCTGATGCTGATCTACCGGATCAACGCCGACTCGGCGTTCGAGTTGCTGAAATGGCGCTCGCAGGAGACCAACACCAAGTTGCGCGCGCTGGCGGAGCAGGTCGCCAAGGACTTCCTTGACCTGCCCTACGACGAGGTCCTGCCCGCCAGATCGGTGTACGACAGGTTGCTGCTGACCGCCCATCTGCGCGTCGAGCCGTAGAGGTTTATTCGTTCGCCGGACAGGGAAATCTCCCCCCGCATTGCACTGAACACGTCTGAGCAGGGAATTCGGGTGGCTGTGTATCACAATCCCAACGACTTACGGCACGACAAAGCCAACGTGCGCGATGCGGTGCGCTTCGGCTCGATCGTCGCGGTGGCCGGGCTGGCCTTTCTGGTCTTCGCGACGCTGTGGCTGAGCACCTGCCATGGCGCCACCGCCGACAGCGTGGCCTGTGGGGTGCCCCAGCGGACGTTGCTGTCAGTGGGCGCGCCGCTGATCTTCCTGGCCGGCGCGGTGTGGGCGTTCGTGCGTACTTATCAGACGTGGCGCAACCGTGAGACCTGGTGGGCGTGGCAGGGCGCGGGCTGGATCCTGTTCACGTTGATGCTCGTGGTGGTGGCGATGAGCATGCCGTCGTTGGCGGGCCCCGTCCTGTTCGGCGGCTAGCGCGAGGATCGTTTGACCGCTCGCCGGCCGGGTAGCCCTGGCGCATGCCCGAAACCTCTTCAGGACCGTTGCGCGCTGTCGCGCTCGTGTGCAGTCTGAAACCGAGCCCTGCCCCGTCGAGCA
It contains:
- a CDS encoding Lrp/AsnC family transcriptional regulator — translated: MSEPLDEIDRTLARELVADGRATLAHLAAVAGLSVSAVQSRVRRLESRGVVTGYSARINPEAIGHMLSAFVAITPLDPSQPDDAPARLEHIAEIESCYSVAGEESYILLVRVESARALEDLLQRIRTAANVRTRSTIILQTFYAGREFIP
- a CDS encoding aldehyde dehydrogenase family protein yields the protein MTTIQSTKLPTAEELRTKARDALSAVGARTALGAPGGAGAGGPATSHPGLQASTPITGEVLFAVPESTPEQADAAIAEAAQAFTTWRTTPAPVRGALVARLGELLVEHKADLATLVTIEAGKITSEALGEVQEMIDICQFAVGLSRQLYGKTIASERPGHRLMETWHPLGVVGVITAFNFPVAVWAWNTAIALVCGDTVVWKPSELTPLTAVACQALIERAADEVGAPQAVSRLVQGGREVGERLVDDPRVTLLSATGSVRMGQQVGPRVAQRFGKVLLELGGNNAAIVTPSADLDLAVRGIVFAAAGTAGQRCTTLRRLIVHTSIADELVGRIVNAYRQLPVGDPAADGTLVGPLIHETAYRDMVRALEQARADGGEVIGGERHDVGDESAYYVSPAVVRMPSQTAVVHSETFAPILYVLTYDDLDEAIALNNAVPQGLSSAIFTLDVREAERFMAADGSDCGIANVNIGTSGAEIGGAFGGEKQTGGGRESGSDAWKAYMRRATNTVNYSSELPLAQGVHFG
- a CDS encoding 2-oxoadipate dioxygenase/decarboxylase family protein, translated to MTRRSDFWQTSRLRAEFAAALSRLYGAEVPAYHTLVEVSTTVNRDVGGGDERLGSLDRVTAERHGAIRVGSARELADVADLFAAFGMFPVGFYDLRDAASPVPVVSTAFRPIDTDQLAANPFRVFTSMLATADERFFSPDLRTRVERFLEARQLFDPALIAEARHIAADGGADGARAQRFVAAAVSAFALSREPIDRGWHDELVKVSAVAADIAGVRTTHINHLTPRVLDIDELYRRMTARGVTMIDAIQGPPAWHGPAVLLRQTSFRALAEPRRFREADGSVSHDTLRVRFGEVEARGVALTPLGRHRYDAAMATPDPAAVWADYFPATDEAMAAEGLAYYHGGDPAKPVVYEDFLPASAAGIFRSNLDTDSQAADTADNSQYSLQWLAGQIGHHIHDPYEIYEKVASS
- a CDS encoding beta-phosphoglucomutase family hydrolase; its protein translation is MLGLPDAVRACLFDLDGVLTDTASVHKKAWKAMFDAFLRERAERTGAQFVEFDIASDYLTYIDGKKREDGVRSFLASRGITLPDGTPDDDPSAETVYGLGNRKNELFHHTLREDGVKVFEGSRRYLEQADAAGLAIAVVSSSANTREVLEMTGLDKFVQQRVDGVTMREEHIPGKPAPDSFLRAADLLGVEPAEAAVFEDALAGVEAGRRGNFGCVVGVDRVGQADALRRSGATIVVTDLAELLADR
- a CDS encoding PAS and ANTAR domain-containing protein; translated protein: MTDELTALEGQTPVEHALAGGEPQRVGWFRFYFADERWEWSPQVERMHGYEPGTVQPTTRLVLSHKHPDDYGQVAATLDEIRRTAGAFSTRHRIIDTKGEVHDVVVVGDQIFDDAGEVVGTHGFYVDVSPSATSPHEERFSEAVAEIAEARSGIEQAKGMLMLIYRINADSAFELLKWRSQETNTKLRALAEQVAKDFLDLPYDEVLPARSVYDRLLLTAHLRVEP
- a CDS encoding restriction endonuclease, which codes for MSGRGPSIPPVRLKLYAVAGVVSGIAAYLLGASPVWSLAVGAVAPALAAAVPVFLRGVLSGVSTRDDVAAEMSGTEFEDYVARVVRSCGVPVIMTSVTGDWGVDIIVGRRPNRVAIQCKRQSRPVGTSAIQEVVAGAPMQDCVKTMVVTNHEFTPAARKLAELHGCELVGRAELPRLRSTIRRLTASA
- a CDS encoding RtcB family protein; this translates as MVNVVNFASEIDQGTVEQAAQTAALPFVYPHVALMPDAHVGKGAAVGTVIPTLGAVIPAAVGVDIGCGMIAARTRFTAADIAGKDTARLRRSLESAIPLSAGNYNKSLKRYPFTAARIEHLDALARDGDVDLSHSPKWRHQLGTLGGGNHFIELCVDEDDAVWMFLHSGSRGVGNKIATRHINVAKQQCRDKGVALPNADLAYLEEGTAEFDSYIAELRWAQAFALANREEMMDRFRQAFAHWMQVDADDVETERINTHHNYTTPERHGDKEVWVTRKGAVDAHRGRMGIIPGSMGTRSYIVRGRGNPDSLCSAPHGAGRRFSRSEARRRFTADDLAERMKGIEYRHGEAWVDEIPDAYKSIDVVMADSADLVEVVTTLRQVVNVKGT
- the lat gene encoding L-lysine 6-transaminase, with amino-acid sequence MTAVLTSAALRPDDVRDVLARSILADGLDFVLDIDRSSGSYLVDARTGERYLDMFTFFASSALGMNHPALADDEDFRAELAQAAVNKPSNSDVYSVPMARFVDTFARVLGDPALPHLFFVDGGALAVENALKVAFDWKSRHNQAHGRDPELGTKVLHLRGAFHGRSGYTLSLTNTDPNKVARFPKFDWPRIDAPYIRPGADMDALEAESLRQARAAFEANPHDIACFIAEPIQGEGGDRHLRPEFFAAMRALCDEFDALLIFDEVQTGCGFTGTAWAYQQLGVTPDIVSFGKKTQVCGIMAGGRVDEVADNVFAVSSRINSTWGGNLVDMVRSRRILEVIESDGLMMRAAEAGRYLLDQLTELADEFPGLVFDVRGRGLMCAFSLPSGAERDELIRRLWDRHVIMLASGPDSVRFRPALTVSREEIDTAVAAVRGVLTQMR
- a CDS encoding glycoside hydrolase family 65 protein yields the protein MITEQTFPVEPWCVRETTLDLNLLAQSESVFALSNGHIGLRGNLDEGEPYGLPGTYLNSFYETRPLPYAEAGYGYPEDGQSVVDVTNGKILRLLVDDEPFDVRYGNLESHERVLDMRAGTLTRHAAWTSPAGRRMKLRSTRLVSLVQRGVAAIEYIVEAVDEFARMTVQSELVANEDQPTPSDDPRVAVLLRNPLQAVQHDADNQGALLVHRTRNSGLMMAASMEHQIDVPGRVEVDTSAGEDWARTTIICGLRPGQKLRIVKYLAYGWSSLRSRPALRDQVLGAVAGAQYCGWEGLLEAQRDFLDDFWDCADVEVEGDADCQQAVRFGLFHVLQASARAERRAIPGKGLTGTGYDGHTFWDTEGFVLPVLTYTAPYAAADALRWRASTLDLARDRAEELDLAGAAFPWRTIRGQECSAYWPAGTAAWHINADIAMAFEQYRIVTGDDSLESECGLTVLVETARLWMSLGHHDRHGVWHLDGVTGPDEYTAVVRDNVFTNLMAAHNLRTAAAACNRHPDGALALGVGPEETAAWRDAAAAVHVPFDKELGVHQQCEGFTTLREWNFSDNTAYPLLLNEPYVRLYPSQVIKQADLVLAMHWCSGEFTAEQKAHNVDYYERRTTRDSSLSACTQAVMCAEVGHLELAHDYLYEAALIDLRDLHHNTRDGLHMASLAGAWIALVAGLGGLRDHDGELDLNPQLPDGISRLRFRLRWRNFRLTVDVTHDDVTYGLRDGPDHRLTIRHAGEALELSTDSPTTVSLQRREPLLGPPCQPPGRAPLHRRGDKSGATSDGH